In the Luteitalea sp. genome, TGGAAGAGATCGTGTTCGACGAGGATGCTCAGGCGGTCTGCTTTCGAACGAAAGCCGAAATGCTTGCCGATCGGGAGGACTGACGGCTGACCGCTGGGCCGCTGCTCAACGCCTTGCGTTGCATCGTTCCACGCGAATATGTTCCCGGCGTTGCTGGTCTTCATCGAGATGCCCATGTGGATCAGCTCGACGTGTTCGACGAAGATGTCATCGAGCGGTCAACGAAGCTCGGTACGTCACCACTCGTCATTGGCTTTCTGAATCTCCCACCAGACTGCCATTCCAAGAGCAAGACGAAGCAGAGGAGGAAGAATGGAGGAAGTGGATGATCGCAGTGAATCCCTTCCTCCACCCGTCCTTGTCCTGCCGATCGCGGACGACCGCTGAAGTCGGTTCCGTCATCGATCGGAACCACGCGCCAGGTCGGCCAGCGTTACGGCGAACGCCAGGCCCGTGTAGAAGTAGGCCTTGCCTGCCTCGGAGAGCACCCAGAGGTGGGCGCCTTCTACGGCATCGCTCACTTCGTCGTCCTTGATGGCGTCAAGCGCATCACGCCAGGCCCGGCTGGCTTTCTCCATGTTGAGATGCCGTCGTGCCGCCTTATCGATGGCGGTAAGCAATGCATCCTCCTCGGGTGCGAGCACACCGTTGGTCGGCACGGTCACGAGCGCAAGCTCAGAACGGGGAAGTGGTTGAAAGCGTCGAGTCGGCGCACGGCGGAAATATGTTGTCGACGGGAGCGTCTCGTCGCAAACTGGGAAGAGCCGTCGACGGAAAGTCCGGACGGTCTGGATCATCGATCGAGGCTCGGAAGCGCCTCGCTTGGTAACGGCCTATCCGGGTAGGGAGTGAGCCTTCGGTATGATCAAGGAACACGATCGAGTTGTCCTGACCGCGCCCGTACCTAAAGAGCGCCTGGAGGTTGGCGATGTTGGGACCGTGATTCATGTGTACCCCGACGGTAAAGCCTTCGAGGTAGAGTTCACGACTCTCGACGGGAGGACGGCTGCTGTGGCGACCGTTGAGGCCTCGGACCTCCGACCCGTTTCCAGCCG is a window encoding:
- a CDS encoding DUF4926 domain-containing protein, whose product is MIKEHDRVVLTAPVPKERLEVGDVGTVIHVYPDGKAFEVEFTTLDGRTAAVATVEASDLRPVSSREITHARELIIG